From a single Poecilia reticulata strain Guanapo linkage group LG2, Guppy_female_1.0+MT, whole genome shotgun sequence genomic region:
- the LOC103457741 gene encoding protein NLRC3-like — protein MDQVEDGEDAVRPSKRKQPEPETGSGPSCESLCSDMSKGRLINFKQNQPPRKRKQPGPEPEPGSLHSDSSKGRLIDFKGVDQQSSEVPTGPTAPGLQTPLDSTFMEVEQYMFTFMKEQLNKFKTYLSPFGSECLESQMEGEDEEHRKNREHLLHMTVSILRKLNQEELATRLLNSSPVTCQSNLKAKMKKTFQQIFEGVPKAGKSMHLSQIYTELHITEGGTGEVNDEHEVRQIETASRKPYRPEMAIKLEDLFKAAPGSDWPIRTVMTMGVAGIGKTLLTQKFTLDWAESKTNQNIQFIFPFTFRELNVLKEKKFSLVELIHHFFTETKGISSFEQFQVLFIFDGLDESRLSLDFNNKEILTDATESSSVDVLLTNLIRGXLLPSALLWITTRPAAANQIPPQCVGMVTEIRGFTNSQKEEYFKKRFKDEEQANRIISHIKTSRSLHIMCRIPVFCWITATVLEDMLETTEGGKLPKTLTEMYIHFLVVQTKVKKVKYDGGSGTDPLWSPDNKKMIESLGKLAFDQLQKGNVIFYGSDLKYCDIDLRAASVYSGVFTQIFREERGLYQDKVFCFVHLSVQEFLAALHVHLTFINSGVNLLEENQTFLQKSKRKHEKHQFFQSAVDMALKSPNGHLDLFLRFFLGLSLQTNQTLLKDLLTQEEPSTETTDEAVKYIKRKMSEKFAADKIINLFDCLSEMNDLALVEEVQESLSSGSLSTDKLSSAQWSALVFILLSSEKDLDLFDLKKFINSDEDFARLLPVLEVSNKALLSVCNLSPSTCATLSTVLSSQSSHLRELDLSNNDLMDTGVTLLCGGLGSEQCTLTTLRLSGCLITEEGCASLASALRSNPCHLNELDLSYNHPGEEGVNKLTALDSFWKPEKLRVEPAGAKWLTPGLKKYSCQLTIDTNTVNRKLQLSEDNRKVTGVDEVQSYPDHEERFDYWPQVLCKESLPDRCYWEVIWSGKVEISVSYSGVQRKGSSNDCEFGFNNMSWSLSCSDEGRYSVCHENKREFISSCSSSAPYHKVGVYVDYPGGTLSFYRVSSEIPIHLHTLKTEFTQPLYPGFGFWTGSSVTLC, from the exons AGTGGACCAGCAGAGCTCAGAGGTTCCCACTGGTCCGACTGCCCCTGGGCTTCAAACCCCGCTGGACTCCACATTTATG GAGGTGGAACAATACATGTTCACTTTTATGAAGGAACAGttaaacaagtttaaaacaTATCTGAGCCCATTTGGTTCAGAGTGTTTAGAGAGTCAGATGGAGGGTGAGGATGAGGAGCACAGGAAGAACAGAGAGCACTTACTTCACATGACTGTGAGCATCCTGAGGAAGTTGAATCAGGAGGAGCTGGCTACACGCCTGCTCAACA gTTCTCCTGTCACCTGCCAAAGTAATCTTAAAgcaaagatgaagaaaacatttcagcagaTCTTTGAAGGGGTTCCTAAAGCTGGAAAATCGATGCATTTGAGTcagatctacacagagctcCACATCACAGAGGGAGGGACTGGAGAGGTCAATGATGAACACGAGGTCAGACAGATTGAAACAGCATCCAGGAAACCATACAGACCAGAAATGGCTATAAAACTAGAAGACCTCTTTAAGGCCGCACCAGGCAGCGATTGGCCAATCAGAACAGTAATGACCATGGGAGTAGCTGGCATTGGGAAAACACTGTTAACAcagaagttcactctggactgggctGAAAGCAAAACCAACCAGAACATCCAGttcatatttccattcaccTTCAGAGAGCTGAATGTSctgaaagagaaaaagttcagcttgGTGGAACTGATTCATCACTTCTTTACTGAAACCAAAGGAATCAGCAGCTTTGAACAGTTCCAGGTTCTGTTCATCTTTGATGGCTTGGATGAGAGTCGACTTAGTCTGGACTTCAACAACAAGGAGATCCTGACTGATGCTACAGAGTCCAGCTCAGTGGATGTTYtgctgacaaacctcatcaggGGGRaactgcttccctctgctctcctctggataaccacacgacctgcagcagccaatcagatccctcCTCAGTGTGTTGGCATGGTGACAGAGATTAGAGGGTTCACCAACTCACAGAAGGAGGAGTACTTCAAGAAGAGATTCAAAGATGAGGAGCAGGCCAACAGAATCATCTCCCACATCAAGACATCACGAAGCCTCCACATCATGTGCCGCATCCCAGTTttctgctggatcactgctaCAGTTCTGGAGGATATGTTGGAAACCACAGAAGGAGGAAAACTGCCTAAGACCCTGACTGAGATGTATATCCACTTCCTGGTGGTTCAGACCAAAGTGAAGAAGGTCAAGTATGATGGAGGATCTGGAACAGATCCACTCTGGAGTCCAGACAACAAGAAGATGATTGAGTCTCTGGGAAAACTGGcttttgatcagctgcagaaaggaaaTGTGATATTCTATGGATCTGATCTTAAATATTGTGACATCGATCTCAGAGCAGCCTCAGTGTACTCAGGAGTGTTCACACAGATCtttagagaggagagagggctgTACCAGGACAAGGTGTTCTGCTTCGTCCATCTGagtgttcaggagtttctggctgctcttcatGTTCATCTGACTTTCATCAACTCTGGTGTCAATCTTCTTGaagaaaatcagacatttctccaaaaatctaaaagaaaacatgaaaaacatcagTTCTTCCAGAGTGCAGTAGACATGGCCTTAAAAAGTCCCAATGGCCACCTGGACTTGTTCCTCCGCTTCTTCCTGGGTCTTTCTCTCCAGACTAATCAGACTCTCTTGAAGGACCTGTTGACACAAGAAGAGCCCAGCACAGAAACTACTGACGAAGCAGTCAAATACATAAAGAGGAAGATGAGTGAGAAGTTTGCTGCTGACAAAATCATCAATCTTTTCGACTGCCTAAGTGAAATGAATGATCTTGCCCTTGTAGAAGAAGTCCAAGAGTCTCTGAGTTCAGGAAGTCTCTCCACTGATAAGCTGTCTTCTGCCCAGTGGTCAGCTCTGGTCTTCATCTTGTTGTCGTCAGAAAAAGATCTGGATTTGTTTGACTTGAAGAAATTCATCAATTCAGATGAGGACTTTGCAAGGTTGCTACCAGTTCTCGAAGTGTCCAACAAAGCCCT ATTAAGTGTCTGTAACCTTTCGCCAAGCACATGTGCGACCCTTTCCACAGTTCTAAGTTCTCAGTCTTCTCATTTGAGAGAGTTGGACTTGAGTAACAATGACCTGATGGATACGGGAGTAACGCTTTTATGTGGAGGACTCGGAAGTGAACAATGCACTCTAACGACTCTAAG GCTGTCAGGCTGTCTGATCACAGAGGAAGGCTGTGCttctctggcctcagctctgCGCTCCAACCCCTGCCATCTGAATGAGTTGGACTTGAGCTACAACCATCCAGGAGAGGAAGGGGTGAATAAGCTGACTGCACTGGATTCTTTCTGGAAACCGGAAAAACTGAG GGTGGAGCCTGCTGGTGCCAAGTGGTTGACACCAGGTCTGAAGaagt ATTCCTGTCAACTCACCAtcgacacaaacacagtgaacAGAAAGCTCCAGCTGtctgaagacaacaggaaggttaCTGGTGTGGATGAGGTCCAGTCTTACCCTGACCATGAAGAGAGATTTGATTACTGGCCCCAGGTTCTGTGCAAGGAAAGCCTTCCTGATCGCTGCTACTGGGAGGTTATTTGGAGTGGGAAGGTTGAGATCTCTGTGAGCTACAGTGGAGTCCAGCGTAAAGGAAGCAGTAATGACTGTGAGTTTGGATTCAACAACATGTCCTGGAGTCTGAGCTGCTCAGATGAGGGTCGTTATTCTGTCTGCCATGAGAACAAAAGGGAGTTtatctcctcctgctcatcttCTGCTCCCTACCACAAAGTAGGAGTGTATGTGGACTACCCAGGTGGtactctgtccttctacagagtTTCTTCTGAAATACCGATCCATCTCCATACCCTCAAGACAGAATTCACTCAACCCCTTTATCCTGGTTTTGGGTTCTGGACGGGATCTTCAGTCACTCTTTGTTAA
- the LOC103457934 gene encoding protein NLRC3-like: protein MDQYKDRKDGLLPTEVTLQGELESQRKPPEPEPSCVSAKSSGSKDNPFSNFKAHFALRHEIRERSYTTESGPNRLSFKSHWSNDHPPVNFQGQSASKSEVDQQSSDIPNDQPNKHDQAQLDSIFMLLEDHIVTFVKKELQKIQKVLSSDDPEFSVSQTDGEENLEDEDEEQRRSSTEAFEKIALFFLRRMKQDNLANCLQSKLFAALCHQTLKFGLKKKFQCVFEGIAKAGNQTLLNQIYTELHITEGGTGEVNQEHEVRQIETASRSTDRPETTIRREDIFQIPSGRAQPIRTVMTKGVAGIGKTVLTQKFTLDXAEHKVHQNIQFIFSFNFRELNLLKDKKFSLVGLIHHFFPETKGISSFEQFQVLVIFDGLDESRLPLDFNNSEILTDATESSSVDVLLTNLIRGKLLPSAXLWITTRPAAANQIPPQCVGMVTEVRGFTDPQKEEYFRKRFXBEZXAXXIISXXKTSRSLHIMCHIPVFCWITATVLEDVLKPQNGKKLPKTLTEMYIHFVEVQAKVKKVKYDGGSETDPHWSQGSRKMIESLGKLAFDQLQKGNLSFYESDLTECGIDIRAASVYSGVFTQMFREERGLFHDKVFCFVHLSVQEFLAALYVHISFVKHGVNLLEDKHNSLNWSSLFKHPKQQHLHQIAVDKALESPNGHLDLFLRFLLGLSVQTNQTLLRGLLTQTGNSSHANQKIIQYIKDKISDNQSAEKSINLFHCLNELNDHSLVEEIQQSLSSGSLSTSQLSPAHWSALVFILLSSEKDLDVFDLKKYSPSEEALLRLLPVVRASKKALLGDCNLSERSYEALASVLCSESSNLREMDLSNNNLQDSGAEQLLLGLKSPYCKLEILSLRSCNLSLRSCEALSFILSSQSCCLTEVDLRNNNSLQDSGEKMLAGELKMSSFTLEVFREPAGVRWFKPGLRKYSCQLIINTNTVNGKLQLSEDNRKVTHVKELQAYSQHPDRFDDWPQLLCSNGLTGRCYWEVEWEGGVFISVSYRRISRKGRSDDCVLGWNDQSWSLHCSDDRYTVCHNNRGTPVSSSSPSSVANRVAVYVDCPAGILSFYRVSSNSLIHLHTFNHTFTEPLYPGFAVWSSGSSVFLC from the exons ATGGATCAATATAAGGACAGAAAAGATGGACTCCTTCCCACTGAAGTCACTCTGCAAGGGGAACTTGAGAGTCAGAG aaaaccaCCTGAGCCTgaacccagctgtgtgtccGCCAAGAGTAGTGGGTCAAAGGACAATCCATTTAGTAACTTTAAAGCCCATTTCGCTTTGAGACATGA GATTCGAGAAAGATCATATACTACTGAATCTGGACCTAATCGTCTGTCTTTCAAGAGCCACTGGTCAAACGATCACCCACCGGTCAATTTTCAGGGACAATCTGCCTCTAAATCAGA AGTGGATCAACAGTCCTCAGACATCCCCAATGATCAGCCAAACAAGCATGACCAAGCACAGctggactccatatttatg TTGCTTGAGGACCACATTGTcacttttgtgaagaaggaGCTGCAAAAAATCCAGAAAGTTTTGAGTTCAGATGACCCAGAATTTTCAGTGAGTCAGACTGATGGTGAGGAGAACCtggaggatgaagatgaagagcaGAGAAGGAGCAGTACAGAAGCATTTGAGAAGATTGCATTGTTCTTCCTAAGGAGAATGAAGCAAGATAATTTGGCCAACTGTCTACAGAGCA AACTTTTTGCTGCACTTTGTCATCAAACACTTAAATTTGGTTTGAAGAAGAAGTTccagtgtgtgtttgagggAATCGCTAAAGCAGGAAACCAAACCCTCCTGAACcagatctacacagagctcCACATCACAGAGGGAGGAACTGGAGAGGTCAACCAGGaacatgaggtcagacagaTTGAAACAGCTTCTAGATCAACAGACAGGccagaaacaacaatcagaCGAGAAGACATCTTTCAAATCCCATCAGGAAGagctcaaccaatcagaacagtaATGACAAAGGGAGTGGCTGGCATTGGGAAAACAGTCTTAACACAGAAGTTCACTTTGGACTRGGCTGAACACAAAGTCCACCAGAACATCcagttcatattttcttttaattttagaGAACTGAATTTGCTGAAAGATAAAAAGTTCAGCTTGGTGGGACTGATTCATCACTTCTTTCCTGAAACCAAAGGAATCAGCAGCTTTGAACAGTTCCAGGTTCTGGTCATCTTTGATGGCTTGGATGAGAGTCGACTTCCACTGGACTTCAACAACAGTGAGATACTGACCGATGCTACAGAGTCCAGCTCAGTGgatgttctgctgacaaacctcatcagggggaaactgcttccctctgctcKYCTCTGGATAACCAcacgacctgcagcagccaatcagatccctcCTCAGTGTGTTGGCATGGtgacagaggtcagagggttCACTGACCCACAGAAGGAGGAGTACTTCAGGAAGAGATTCAGMRATGARSAGMAGGCCARCRKSATMATHTCCMAYATSAAGACATCACGAAGCCTCCACATCATGTGCCACATCCCAGtcttctgctggatcactgctaCAGTCCTAGAGGATGTGTTGAAgccacaaaatggaaaaaaactgcCTAAGACCCTGACTGAGATGTACATCCACTTTGTGGAAGTTCAGGCTAAAGTGAAGAAGGTCAAGTATGATGGAGGATCTGAAACAGATCCACACTGGAGTCAAGGGAGCAGGAAGATGATTGAGTCTCTGGGAAAACTGGcttttgatcagctgcagaaaggaaactTGAGCTTCTATGAATCAGACCTGACAGAGTGTGGCATTGATATCAGAGCAGCCTCAGTGTACTCAGGAGTGTTCACACAGATGtttagagaggagagagggctgTTCCATGACAAGGTGTTCTGCTTTGTCCATCTGagtgttcaggagtttctggctgctcttTATGTCCATATATCATTTGTCAAGCATGGTGTTAACCTGCTGGAAGATAAACACAATTCACTTAATTGGTCTTCACTATTTAAACATCCAAAGCAACAACATTTGCATCAGATTGCTGTGGACAAGGCTTTAGAAAGTCCAAATGGTCACCTGGACTTATTCCTCCGTTTTCTCCTGGGTCTTTCAGTGCAGACCAACCAGACTCTCCTTCGAGGCCTGCTGACTCAGACAGGAAACAGCTCACATGCCaatcagaaaataattcagTACATCAAAGACAAAATCAGTGACAATCAGTCTGCTGAAAAAAGCATCAACCTGTTCcactgtctgaatgaactgaatgatcATTCTTTAGTAGAGGAGATCCAACAGTCTCTGAGTTCAGGAAGTCTCTCTACTAGTCAATTGTCTCCTGCTCACTGGTCAGCTCTGGTCTTCATATTATTATCATCAGAAAAAGATCTGGATGTATTTGACCTGAAGAAGTACTCTCCTTCTGAGGAGGCTCTTCTGAGATTGTTGCCGGTTGTCAGAGCCTCCAAAAAAGCTCT ACTGGGTGACTGTAACCTCTCAGAAAGAAGCTATGAGGCTCTGGCCTCAGTTCTCTGCTCTGAGTCCTCTAATCTCAGAGAAATGGACTtgagtaacaacaacctgcaggattcaggagcAGAGCAGCTTCTGCTTGGACTAAAGAGTCCATACTGCAAATTAGAAATTCTCAG CCTCAGATCCTGTAACCTCTCTCTGAGAAGTTGTGAAGCTCTGTCATTCATTCTGAGCTCCCAGTCTTGTTGTCTAACAGAAGTTGACCTGCGTAACAACAACAGCCTACAGGACTCAGGGGAGAAGATGCTTGCTGGTGAACTGAAAATGTCCAGTTTTACGCTTGAAGTCTTTAG GGAGCCTGCTGGAGTCCGATGGTTCAAACCTGGTCTGAGGAAGT ATTCTTGTCAGCTCAtaatcaacacaaacacagtgaatGGAAAACTCCAGCTGtctgaagacaacaggaaggtgacCCACGTAAAGGAGCTTCAGGCATACAGCCaacatccagacagatttgatgACTGGCCTCAGCTGCTGTGCAGTAATGGTCTGACTGGtcgctgttactgggaggtTGAATGGGAAGGAGGGGTTTTTATATCGGTGAGTTACAGAAGAATCAGCAGGAAGGGACGAAGTGATGATTGTGTGCTGGGATGGAACGATCAGTCCTGGAGTCTGCACTGCTCTGATGACCGTTACAccgtctgtcacaataacagaGGAACacccgtctcctcctcctctccttcctctgtcGCTAACAGAGTAGCAGTGTATGTGGACTGTCCTGCTGGCATCctgtccttctacagagtcTCCTCTAACTCCCTGATTCACCTCCACACCTTCAATcacacattcactgaacctcttTATCCTGGATTTGCAGTCTGGTCTTCTGGttcctcagtgtttctgtgttaa
- the LOC103457941 gene encoding desmin-like, which translates to MDPEVPIAPGKGLKNHSGLTDKLRELLSKRNDEQAELQELNGRFASYIAKIRSLEQQNQTLEVELKQLQSHESKRVAELYEEKISNLRMQMETQNLQSSRLEIELEDMKDRLQKAIDEKEEALNKLNSLKEDLDAPTLASKVLEGKIKFLQDEIAFQKKIHGEEIQELQIRFKETKSNVQTDGANSDLTAVLQELQTQFQKTADTKSSETEEWYKSKMLEMDETANKNNETLKKLRQEITELRNQNQKNQREISFLKTTNEDLKSQITEMEEYYLRETQTLQETITELEAEKNEMKDNMVQLHEYQDLLKVKMALDLEIRTYRELLEKEERRLKPSEPSNGPLSDEGNCCSC; encoded by the exons ATGGATCCAGAAGTCCCCATTGCACCTGGCAAAGGCTTAAAGAACCACTCTGGTCTGACGGACAAATTGAGAGAGCTGCTGTCCAAGCGCAACGACGAGCAAGCCGAGCTGCAGGAGCTGAACGGACGATTTGCCTCCTATATTGCGAAGATCCGCTCCttggagcagcagaaccagacgcTGGAGGTGGAGCTGAAGCAGCTGCAAAGCCACGAGTCAAAGCGTGTCGCTGAGCTGTATGAGGAGAAAATCAGCAACCTGAGGATGCAGATGGAGACACAGAATCTTCAGAGTTCACGCYTGGAGATAGAGCTGGAAGACATGAAAGACAG ACTGCAAAAGGCGATCgatgaaaaagaagaagctttGAATAAACTGAATTCTTTAAAGGAG GATTTGGATGCTCCCACTCTGGCCAGCAAGGTTTTGGAAGGAAAGATTAAATTTCTCCAAGATGAGATTGCTTTCCAGAAAAAGATCCACGGAGAG GAGATCCAAGAGCTGCAGATTCGCTTCAAGGAGACAAAGAGCAATGTCCAGACCGATGGAGCCAATTCTGACCTGACGGCGgtgctgcaggagctgcagacaCAGTTTCAGAAAACGGCCGACACTAAGAGCAGTGAGACAGAGGAGTGGTATAAATCCAAG ATGTTGGAGATGGATGAGACGGCAAATAAGAATAATGAAACCCTGAAGAAGTTACGCCAGGAGATCACAGAACTCAGAAACCAGAATCAGAAAAACCAGCGTGAGATCAGCTTCCTGAAAACCACG AATGAGGACCTGAAGAGCCAGATAACGGAAATGGAGGAATACTACCTGAGAGAGACTCAAACCCTTCAGGAGACCATCACAGAACTTGAGGCTGAGAAAAACGAAATGAAGGACAACATGGTCCAGCTCCACGAGTATCAGGACCTGCTGAAAGTGAAGATGGCGCTGGATCTGGAGATCCGCACCTACAGGGAGCTGCTGGAAAAGGAAGAGAGGAG ACTTAAACCATCTGAGCCCAGCAACGGCCCCCTGAGTGATGAAGGTAACTGCTGCTCTTGTTGA
- the LOC103457762 gene encoding uncharacterized protein LOC103457762: MERHGVRRFYSPAEVLELVTAQNGENEEERYSSDADTADSDEEADFIEGIDKLHEITDNSVEEKDDELNEDDEEDNNSVVVGASRGRKRSREGPANKRKRKRSETQADTQVGWKTEKEPDHLPHPPLXFRPKRKPGVQPPLSNDDIPFPSELFKLYFDQDVIKTICANTNKNAAKNLAAGKQFIWTDVTADEMYAYIGLTLYMGLMKLPQMKDFWTTTTAFRVSYPGTVMPRDRFLNIHANIHMSDPKDDAENDKKKGHPNMTLCTDCTPCTTV, encoded by the exons atggaaaGACACGGAGTCAGAAGATTTTACTCTCCGGCCGAAGTCTTGGAGCTCGTCACCGCTCAAAATGGCGAGAATGAAGAAGAGAGGTATTCTTCAGACGCTGATACCGCAGACAGTGACGAGGAAGCGGACTTCATTGAAGGGATCGATAAACTTCATGAAAT TACTGACAATAGCGTGGAGGAGAAAGACGACGAGCTGaatgaggatgatgaagaggacAACAACAGTGTGGTGGTGGGTGCAagtagaggaagaaaaagaagtcgGGAGGGTCCAGCAAATAAAAGGAAACGCAAAAGGTCAGAAACTCAGGCCGATACTCAAGTCGGGTGGAAAACAGAGAAGGAGCCTGATCATTTGCCACATCCCCCACTCARTTTCCGTCCAAAGAGGAAACCAGGTGTTCAGCCGCCCCTCTCAAATGATGACATTCCCTTTCCATCAGAACTgttcaaattatattttgaccAGGATGTTATAAAGACTATCTGTGCaaacaccaacaaaaatgcagcaaaaaatttagctgctggaaaacaatttatttggaCTGATGTCACAGCTGATGAAATGTATGCATACATTGGGCTTACTCTGTACATGGGACTGATGAAACTACCACAAATGAAAGATTTTTGGACAACCACCACTGCATTTCGGGTTTCATATCCAGGGACAGTAATGCCCAGAGATCGTTTTCTCAACATCCATGCCAATATCCACATGAGTGACCCAAAGGATGATGCagagaatgacaaaaaaaagggacaCCCGAATATGACCCTCTGCACAGACTGCACCCCCTGTACGACAGTTTGA